Proteins encoded within one genomic window of Setaria italica strain Yugu1 chromosome IV, Setaria_italica_v2.0, whole genome shotgun sequence:
- the LOC101757687 gene encoding uncharacterized protein LOC101757687 has translation MLTEALAAAFADLWAAITAIQLYYSINLQPGAGATTTATSADQTAASVGDFQIFLTLVAAGGLYAAVALVYRSLHQAEAAGAGGGDRRPSDLVAFIFAAAGVLEYFLFVDDVGALGLAAARVLPAASIGTFFLGMVLIILVHIRAGGEGGCGAVVGDGPIQAPVWIITKMAFAAAAGLVALMAIALCPKY, from the exons ATGCTCACTGAagctctcgccgccgccttcgccgacCTGTGGGCGGCGATCACCGCCATCCAGCTCTACTACTCCATCAACCTGCAGCCGGGCGCGGGTGCTACGACAACGGCAACATCCGCCGATCAAACCGCGGCGTCCGTCGGCGACTTCCAGATCTTCCTGACGCTGGTCGCGGCGGGGGGCCTCTACGCCGCGGTGGCGCTCGTTTACCGCAGCCTTCATCAAGCCGAagccgcgggcgcgggcggcggcgaccggcgcccGTCGGACCTCGTGGCCTTCATCTTCGCAGCGGCTGGCGTCCTCGAGTACTTCCTGTTCGTCGATGATGTCGGCGCGCTCGGTCTCGCTGCTGCCCGTGTCCTTCCTGCAGCGTCGATTGGGACCTTCTTTCTGGGGATGGTGCTGATAATCCTCGTGCAcatccgcgccggcggcgagggaggatGCGGTGCCGTCGTGGGAGACGGGCCGATCCAGGCGCCCGTGTGGATCATCACCAAGATGGCGTTCGCCGCGGCGGCAGGACTCGTCGCCTTGATGGCGATTGCGTTGTGCCCCAA ATACTAA